One stretch of Amycolatopsis sp. NBC_00345 DNA includes these proteins:
- a CDS encoding alpha/beta fold hydrolase — protein sequence MPRIPLPRTRGSRITALAAVVVVVAAAVVVWTTSGSPPSAVRTQDAVLELPAAPGSADQVRIDTTTYLPAKTPAPAVLLAHGFGGDKSSVDPQARELAGRGFVVLTWSARGFGRSTGKIGLNDPDAEVADASRLVDHLAASKEVTTDAKGDPKVAVTGASYGGALSLLLAGTDKRIDAVAPVITYNDLAQGLVPNAAAAQPPAAATPAAGEFAPDGVFKKTWAGIFFSAGSGAPSGGTSSAEAPEAGQETNDSGTSAGGSGTAPQAAAPTAGGQASQLPAADPCGRFTAQVCQAYTELATTGKASPQTIALLHRVSPASVTSKITAPTLLVQGESDTLFGLDQSDATARQISAAGGKVKTIWYTGGHDGGTPGPQLRAKIGDFLWYSLTGEGSDPGTGFSYDVQGTLRANGTPSVRTVNADAYPGLTGQGTERRQVALTGPVQSAVRPAGASPAAVSGIPGLNGLAASSSRLTPLFSMDPAGQAAQFGTAPFGSQVLVSGSSTVRLQVAADPAHPLPEAVLFAKLYDVGTDGARVLPANAVAPLRVSGLPADGTPVDVTVTLPGIVRPIEAGHSLRLVVGTTDQSYSVPGQPGVFRIGLAPGSSLAVPVVPGVSVGTPAPAGQLIGIGVTLLAAVAALAFAALRRRRAHDVDPELARTPLVISGLRKQYAGGFVAVKDLSFRVEPGQVLGLLGPNGAGKTTTLRMLMGLITPTEGEIRVFGHRITPGAPVLSRIGSFVEGSGFLPHLSGRTNLELYWAATGRPAEKAHFAEALEIAGLGDAVERRVKNYSQGMRQRLAIAQAMLGLPELMVLDEPTNGLDPPQIHQMREVLQRYAATGRTVVVSSHLLAEVEQTCSHVVVMHRGTLVASGEVGELAAASGEATFRVDDPAAAAAALKAVGGVTDVAVEGELVHANLDGLPRAEAVATLVRAGVAVEQAGPRRRLEDTFLQLVGENS from the coding sequence GTGCCCCGAATCCCGCTCCCTCGCACGCGCGGCTCCCGTATCACCGCGCTGGCCGCGGTCGTGGTGGTCGTCGCCGCGGCCGTGGTCGTCTGGACGACCAGCGGCTCGCCGCCGTCCGCCGTCCGGACCCAGGACGCCGTCCTCGAGCTCCCGGCCGCGCCGGGCTCGGCGGACCAGGTCCGCATCGACACGACCACCTACCTGCCCGCGAAGACCCCCGCGCCCGCCGTCCTGCTGGCCCACGGTTTCGGCGGGGACAAGTCCAGCGTCGACCCGCAGGCCCGTGAACTGGCCGGCCGCGGCTTCGTCGTGCTGACCTGGTCGGCGCGCGGCTTCGGCCGCAGCACCGGCAAGATCGGCCTGAACGATCCGGACGCCGAGGTCGCCGACGCCAGCCGGCTCGTGGACCACCTGGCCGCGAGCAAGGAGGTGACCACCGACGCGAAAGGCGACCCGAAGGTCGCGGTCACCGGCGCGTCCTACGGCGGCGCGCTCTCCCTGCTGCTCGCGGGCACGGACAAGCGGATCGACGCCGTCGCGCCCGTGATCACCTACAACGACCTGGCCCAGGGCCTGGTCCCGAACGCGGCTGCGGCGCAGCCGCCCGCGGCGGCCACCCCGGCGGCCGGCGAGTTCGCCCCCGACGGGGTGTTCAAGAAGACCTGGGCCGGCATCTTCTTCTCGGCCGGCTCCGGCGCGCCGTCCGGCGGGACCTCGTCCGCCGAAGCCCCCGAGGCCGGGCAGGAGACGAACGACTCCGGCACCTCGGCCGGCGGCTCGGGCACCGCGCCGCAGGCCGCGGCCCCCACGGCAGGCGGCCAGGCGTCGCAGCTGCCCGCCGCCGACCCGTGCGGCCGGTTCACCGCCCAGGTCTGCCAGGCGTACACGGAGCTGGCGACGACCGGGAAGGCGAGCCCGCAGACCATCGCGCTGCTGCACCGGGTCTCCCCCGCGTCCGTGACGAGCAAGATCACCGCGCCGACGCTGCTGGTGCAGGGCGAGAGCGACACGCTCTTCGGCCTCGACCAGTCCGACGCCACCGCGCGCCAGATCAGCGCGGCGGGCGGCAAGGTGAAGACCATCTGGTACACCGGCGGCCACGACGGCGGCACCCCCGGCCCGCAGCTGCGGGCCAAGATCGGCGACTTCCTCTGGTACTCGCTCACCGGCGAGGGCAGCGACCCCGGCACCGGCTTCAGCTACGACGTGCAGGGCACGTTGCGGGCCAACGGCACGCCGTCCGTGCGCACGGTCAACGCCGACGCCTACCCCGGCCTCACCGGCCAGGGCACGGAGCGGCGGCAGGTCGCGCTCACCGGCCCGGTGCAATCGGCGGTCCGTCCCGCGGGCGCGAGCCCGGCCGCGGTCAGCGGCATCCCCGGGCTGAACGGGCTCGCGGCGAGCTCGTCCCGGCTGACGCCGCTGTTCAGCATGGACCCGGCGGGCCAGGCGGCCCAGTTCGGCACCGCGCCGTTCGGCAGCCAGGTGCTCGTCTCCGGATCGTCCACAGTGCGCCTCCAGGTCGCGGCCGACCCGGCGCACCCGCTGCCGGAGGCGGTGCTGTTCGCGAAGCTCTACGACGTGGGCACCGACGGCGCCCGGGTGCTGCCGGCCAACGCCGTCGCACCGCTGCGGGTCAGCGGGCTGCCCGCGGACGGCACCCCGGTCGACGTGACGGTCACGCTGCCCGGCATCGTGCGGCCGATCGAGGCGGGCCACTCGCTGCGGCTCGTGGTCGGCACCACCGACCAGTCGTACTCCGTGCCGGGCCAGCCCGGGGTGTTCCGGATCGGGCTCGCGCCCGGCTCGTCGCTCGCCGTGCCGGTCGTGCCCGGCGTCTCCGTCGGCACGCCGGCGCCGGCCGGGCAGCTGATCGGCATCGGCGTGACCCTGCTGGCCGCCGTCGCGGCGCTGGCGTTCGCGGCGCTGCGACGACGGCGCGCGCACGACGTGGACCCCGAGCTGGCGCGCACCCCGCTGGTGATCAGCGGGCTGCGCAAGCAGTACGCGGGCGGCTTCGTCGCGGTGAAGGACCTGTCCTTCCGCGTCGAGCCGGGCCAGGTGCTCGGCCTGCTCGGGCCCAACGGCGCGGGCAAGACGACCACGCTGCGCATGCTGATGGGCCTGATCACGCCGACCGAGGGCGAGATCCGCGTGTTCGGCCACCGGATCACGCCGGGCGCGCCGGTACTGTCCCGGATCGGGTCCTTTGTGGAGGGTTCCGGCTTCCTGCCGCACCTGTCCGGCCGGACGAACCTGGAGCTGTACTGGGCGGCCACCGGACGGCCCGCGGAGAAGGCGCACTTCGCCGAGGCGCTGGAGATCGCCGGGCTCGGCGACGCCGTGGAACGGCGCGTGAAGAACTACAGCCAGGGCATGCGGCAGCGGCTCGCGATCGCCCAGGCGATGCTCGGCCTGCCGGAGCTGATGGTGCTCGACGAGCCGACCAACGGGCTCGACCCGCCCCAGATCCACCAGATGCGCGAGGTCCTGCAGCGCTACGCCGCCACGGGGCGCACCGTGGTCGTCTCGAGCCACCTGCTGGCCGAGGTCGAGCAGACCTGTTCGCACGTCGTCGTCATGCACCGCGGCACCCTGGTGGCCTCGGGCGAGGTCGGCGAGCTGGCGGCGGCCAGTGGCGAGGCGACGTTCCGGGTCGACGACCCGGCCGCGGCCGCCGCGGCGCTGAAGGCCGTCGGCGGCGTCACCGACGTCGCGGTCGAAGGCGAGCTGGTGCACGCGAACCTCGACGGGCTGCCGCGTGCCGAGGCCGTGGCGACCCTGGTGCGCGCGGGCGTCGCGGTGGAGCAGGCCGGGCCACGGCGCCGGCTGGAAGACACGTTCCTGCAGCTGGTCGGAGAGAACTCATGA
- a CDS encoding ABC transporter permease, translating to MNETNGSGGVHTDPAALQELSDLASHERAEVGPDGAVAGYRADRTLRLGVELKRQLKRRRTQLVLGFVVLLPFILVVAFEIGQSNPNARSGGFVDLATASAPNFVVLALFVSGTFLLPMIVALFFGDTVASESSWSSLKYLLAIPVPRHRVLRQKAIVSGLLSAAALVLLPLVSLLVGVIWYGTGDAISPTGDSVTFGQSLVALVLSIVYIVVQLAWVAGLALLLSVSVEAPLGAVGGAVLVAILSQILDQITALEGLRNYLPTHYSFAWIDLISTDVDWSNMASGALSSLIYATVFLLLAGRRFARKDITS from the coding sequence ATGAACGAGACCAACGGCTCCGGCGGGGTGCACACCGACCCCGCCGCGCTGCAGGAACTGAGCGACCTCGCGTCGCACGAGCGGGCGGAGGTCGGCCCGGACGGCGCCGTGGCCGGCTACCGCGCCGACCGCACGCTGCGGCTCGGCGTGGAGCTGAAACGCCAGCTCAAGCGGCGGCGGACCCAGCTGGTGCTCGGGTTCGTCGTGCTGCTGCCGTTCATCCTCGTGGTGGCGTTCGAGATCGGGCAGTCGAACCCGAACGCCCGCTCGGGCGGGTTCGTGGACCTCGCGACGGCGAGCGCGCCGAACTTCGTGGTGCTCGCGCTGTTCGTGTCCGGGACGTTCCTGCTGCCGATGATCGTGGCGCTGTTCTTCGGCGACACGGTGGCCAGCGAATCGTCGTGGTCGAGCCTGAAGTACCTGCTCGCCATCCCGGTGCCGCGACACCGGGTGCTGCGGCAGAAGGCGATCGTTTCGGGCCTGCTGTCCGCCGCGGCGCTGGTGCTGCTGCCGCTGGTCTCGCTGCTGGTCGGCGTGATCTGGTACGGCACGGGCGACGCGATCAGCCCCACCGGCGACTCGGTGACCTTCGGGCAGAGCCTGGTCGCGCTCGTGCTGTCCATTGTGTACATCGTGGTGCAGCTGGCCTGGGTGGCCGGGCTGGCGCTGCTGCTGAGCGTGTCCGTCGAGGCGCCGCTCGGCGCGGTCGGCGGGGCGGTGCTGGTGGCGATCCTGTCGCAGATCCTGGACCAGATCACGGCGCTGGAAGGGCTGCGGAACTACCTGCCCACGCACTACTCGTTCGCCTGGATCGACCTGATCTCGACCGACGTCGACTGGTCGAACATGGCCAGCGGGGCGCTGTCGTCGCTGATCTACGCCACGGTGTTCCTGCTGCTGGCCGGCCGCCGGTTCGCGCGCAAGGACATCACGAGCTGA
- a CDS encoding enoyl-CoA hydratase/isomerase family protein — MTIQLELDAGVAVVTIDHGRGNTLDTATCRELVLQLGAAEASDARAVVLTGTGSMFSAGVDLLSIDEGGAGYVSEFLPALSDALLAVFGFPRPVVAAVNGHAIAGGLVLAAACDHRVLAAGPARLGVTELLVGVPFPIAALEILRCAYGTTPLPGLIYSGATVPGEDALSRGLVDEIAPAAEVLGRARELATRLGELPTEAFAHTKAQLHRPYHERIAESRPSDDDSVERMWRSEAALAAVKSYVDRVLRAPAS, encoded by the coding sequence GTGACGATCCAACTCGAACTCGACGCCGGCGTCGCCGTCGTCACCATCGACCACGGCCGCGGCAACACCCTCGACACGGCCACCTGCCGCGAACTCGTGCTCCAGCTCGGGGCGGCCGAAGCCTCCGACGCCCGGGCCGTCGTGCTCACCGGGACCGGCTCGATGTTCTCCGCGGGCGTCGACCTGCTCAGCATCGACGAAGGCGGCGCCGGCTACGTCAGCGAGTTCCTTCCCGCGCTGTCCGACGCGCTGCTGGCGGTCTTCGGCTTCCCGCGGCCGGTGGTGGCCGCCGTCAACGGGCACGCGATCGCGGGCGGCCTGGTGCTGGCCGCCGCGTGCGACCACCGGGTGCTCGCCGCCGGCCCGGCCCGGCTCGGCGTCACCGAGCTGCTCGTCGGCGTGCCGTTCCCGATCGCGGCGCTGGAGATCCTGCGCTGCGCCTACGGCACGACGCCGTTGCCCGGCCTGATCTACAGCGGCGCGACCGTGCCGGGCGAGGACGCGCTGTCCCGCGGCCTGGTGGACGAGATCGCGCCGGCCGCGGAGGTGCTCGGCCGCGCCCGTGAGCTGGCCACGCGGCTGGGCGAGCTGCCGACCGAAGCTTTCGCGCACACCAAGGCGCAGCTGCACCGGCCCTACCACGAGCGGATCGCGGAGAGCCGGCCGTCGGACGACGACAGCGTCGAGCGGATGTGGCGCTCTGAAGCCGCACTCGCCGCCGTGAAGTCCTATGTGGACCGCGTACTGCGCGCTCCGGCCTCCTGA
- a CDS encoding S28 family serine protease: protein MARVFGGQFAQAAHRLLDSSALGRGHGGVANAASPGGRDIKAALATVPGLTVVSEDPAPAGFRFFELTFTQPADHRNPHGPAFQQRFTLLHRDFSAPTVAFTSGYNVSTAPNRSEPTRIVDGNQLSMEYRYFTPSRPEPANWARQLTIWQAAADEHAAVQAFKRIYPGKWLATGSSKGGMTATYFRRFFPGDVDGTVPYVAPNDVIDPLDRYNEFLANVGDPACRASLKAIQRDALKRRVELGELAKADAAEKGYTFSIVGSADKSLEIAVIDSYFGFWQYQPASACASVPKPGAPAAAVWSWFEQVESLNTYSDQELEPYIPYYYQAAVQLGSPEAYDSYLRDLLRYPGADVPGTFVPASVKRPRFDYLAMPDVDFWVKTQGRQLLFVYGSNDPWGAEPFELGFGSKDSYRYFVPGGNHGSNIAQLPAAQAAEATATIRRWAGLPAQPSPAARSATEGFAGFPGFPGFDADPLTAERPPL, encoded by the coding sequence ATGGCCCGGGTGTTCGGAGGACAATTTGCGCAGGCTGCTCACCGTCTTCTCGACAGTTCTGCTCTCGGCCGCGGCCATGGTGGGGTGGCGAACGCCGCTTCCCCTGGCGGCCGCGACATCAAGGCCGCGCTCGCCACGGTGCCGGGGCTGACGGTCGTGTCCGAGGACCCGGCGCCGGCCGGGTTCCGCTTCTTCGAGCTGACGTTCACCCAGCCGGCGGACCACCGGAACCCGCACGGGCCGGCGTTCCAGCAGCGGTTCACCCTGCTGCACCGGGACTTCAGCGCGCCGACGGTCGCCTTCACCAGCGGCTACAACGTCTCCACGGCGCCCAACCGCTCGGAGCCGACGCGGATCGTCGACGGCAACCAGCTCTCGATGGAGTACCGCTACTTCACCCCTTCGCGGCCGGAGCCGGCGAACTGGGCGCGGCAGCTCACCATCTGGCAGGCCGCGGCCGACGAGCACGCCGCCGTGCAGGCGTTCAAGCGGATCTACCCGGGCAAGTGGCTGGCCACCGGCAGCAGCAAGGGCGGCATGACGGCCACCTACTTCCGCCGGTTCTTCCCCGGCGACGTCGACGGCACCGTCCCCTACGTCGCGCCGAACGACGTGATCGACCCGCTCGACCGCTACAACGAGTTCCTGGCGAACGTCGGCGACCCCGCCTGCCGCGCGTCGCTCAAGGCGATCCAGCGTGACGCGCTGAAACGGCGGGTCGAACTCGGCGAGCTGGCGAAGGCCGACGCGGCGGAGAAGGGCTACACGTTCTCGATCGTCGGCTCGGCGGACAAGTCGCTCGAGATCGCGGTGATCGACTCGTACTTCGGGTTCTGGCAGTACCAGCCGGCGTCGGCCTGTGCCTCGGTGCCGAAGCCGGGCGCGCCCGCGGCCGCTGTCTGGTCCTGGTTCGAGCAGGTCGAGAGCCTGAACACCTACTCCGACCAGGAGCTGGAGCCCTACATCCCGTACTACTACCAGGCGGCGGTGCAGCTCGGCTCGCCCGAGGCGTACGACAGTTACCTGCGTGACCTGCTGCGCTATCCCGGCGCCGACGTGCCCGGGACGTTCGTGCCGGCTTCGGTGAAGCGGCCGCGCTTCGACTACCTCGCGATGCCGGACGTCGACTTCTGGGTGAAGACGCAGGGACGGCAGCTGCTGTTCGTGTACGGCTCGAACGACCCGTGGGGCGCGGAGCCGTTCGAACTCGGCTTCGGGAGCAAGGACTCGTACCGCTACTTCGTGCCGGGCGGCAACCACGGGTCGAACATCGCGCAGCTGCCCGCCGCGCAGGCCGCCGAGGCGACGGCGACGATCCGCCGCTGGGCGGGGCTGCCCGCTCAGCCGTCGCCGGCCGCCCGGTCGGCGACCGAGGGCTTCGCCGGCTTCCCCGGTTTCCCCGGTTTTGACGCCGACCCGCTGACGGCCGAGCGGCCGCCGCTCTAG
- a CDS encoding inositol monophosphatase family protein, whose amino-acid sequence MDIELLEGIIATVAARELVPRFGHLAAADIAEKTSEFDVVSVADRAAEEAISAAVRDQWPGTVVIGEESAGSDEVLRAQLRSESALVLDPLDGTKNFVSGLPLFAVMAAVMDRGRIVGSVIHDPITRTSAMAVAGAGAWLRRPGEASQRLKVADPVPLGRMEAIAGARFAPEPLRSTLVANLLKLAGYTWFRCAGHEYLLAAAGRVHLLCYNRLMPWDHAAGWLLHREAGGFSAHFDGSPFDPGRMGGGLLCAPDEDSWHEALENVLGRTVR is encoded by the coding sequence ATGGACATCGAACTCCTGGAAGGCATCATCGCCACGGTCGCCGCCCGGGAGCTGGTTCCGAGGTTCGGCCACCTTGCCGCTGCTGATATCGCCGAGAAGACCTCCGAGTTCGACGTCGTGTCCGTCGCCGACCGGGCGGCCGAGGAGGCGATTTCCGCGGCGGTCCGGGACCAGTGGCCGGGAACGGTGGTGATCGGGGAGGAGTCGGCCGGCTCGGACGAGGTGCTGCGGGCGCAGCTGCGTTCGGAGTCCGCGCTGGTGCTCGACCCGCTCGACGGGACGAAGAACTTCGTGTCCGGCCTCCCGCTGTTCGCGGTCATGGCCGCCGTGATGGACCGAGGGCGGATCGTGGGGTCGGTCATCCACGATCCGATCACGCGGACGTCCGCGATGGCCGTCGCCGGGGCGGGCGCGTGGCTGCGCCGGCCCGGCGAAGCTTCCCAGCGGCTCAAGGTCGCCGACCCCGTGCCGCTGGGACGGATGGAGGCCATCGCCGGCGCCCGGTTCGCCCCCGAGCCGTTGCGGAGCACCCTGGTGGCGAACCTGCTGAAGCTGGCGGGCTACACCTGGTTCCGTTGCGCGGGCCACGAGTACCTGCTGGCGGCGGCAGGCCGCGTCCATCTGCTGTGCTACAACCGGTTGATGCCGTGGGACCACGCCGCGGGCTGGCTCCTGCACCGTGAAGCGGGCGGCTTCAGCGCCCACTTCGACGGCTCGCCCTTCGACCCCGGCCGGATGGGCGGCGGCCTCCTGTGCGCTCCCGACGAGGACTCCTGGCACGAGGCACTGGAGAACGTGCTCGGCCGGACAGTCCGATAA